The Pseudomonas sp. FP198 genomic interval AAAGCGCACGGGCCAGGCCCAGGCGTTGCTTCTGTCCGCCGGACAGGCCAAGCCCGCCGGGACCCAGCGGCGTGTCGTAGCCCTTGGGGAATCGCAGGATCATTTCGTGAATGCCCGCGTGACGACTGGCGGCGATGATCTTGTCGGCGTCCTGCTCGCCGAAACGGGCGATATTGTCGGCGACACTGCCATCGAACAGTTCGATGTCCTGGGGCAGATAACCGAGGTACGGGCCCAAGGCGTCATGGGACCACTGGCTGATCTCGGCATCGTCAAGCCGTACCGAGCCCCCCATGGCCGGCCACACGCCAACCAATGCCCGAGCCAAGGTCGATTTGCCGCTGGCGCTGGGCCCGACCACCGCCAGTACCTGGCCCTTGTCGAGGCTGAAATTGATGCCGCGCAGGAGCGGCTGCGACGCACCGGGTGGCCCCACATAGAGCTGTTCCAGGCGCACCGCGCCGGTGGGCGGTGGCAACGGCATGCGCAGGCGATCGCGAGGATGTTGCGCAAGCAGCTGGCTCAGGCGCTGGTAACTCTGGCGACCGGCGTTGAATTGCTTCCACGAACCGATGGCGATTTCCACCGGGGCCAGGGCACGCCCCAGCAGCAGCGACATGGCGATCATCATGCCCGCCGACAATTGCCCTTCGAGCACCAGCAGCGCGCCAAGACCCAAGGCCAGGGACTGGCCGGAAATCCGCACGAAACGGGTCGCCGAAGTGATACGCGCACCGCGATCACTGGCATGCGCCTGCGCCGCGATGATCCGTTGCTGCAGCAGGCTCCAACGCTGGCGCAGCGGCCCGAGCATGCCCAGGGCCTGGATGACCTCGGCATTCTGCAGGGTGCTGTTGACGTAGATCGACGATTGCACGCCCAGCCGATTGGCCACCCCCAGGCGCGTGCGGGTCGCCAGCTCGCCCCACAGTGCCAGGCCGACCAGCAACGCTGCGAGGACCAGGGTCAGCACGCCGAACCAGGGGTGGATGATGAACGCCACCAGCAGGAAAATCGGCAACCACGGTGCATCGAGCAAGGCGATCAGGCCCTGCCCGGTAATCAGTTGGCGCAAGGTGGCCAGGTCACTCAGCACCTGCGCCGGGTTGGCGTTGTGCTCGCGCAGGCTGCGGGCGAACGCCGCATCGAAAATCCGCTCGCCCAAGGCATCGTCCAGCCCGGCGCTCATGCGGATCATCACTTCGCCACGCACCCACTCGATCAACGCACTGAACATGAACAGCCCGAGGGCGATCAAGGTCAGCATGAACAGCGTGGTTTCGTTGCGACTGGTAAGGACCCGATCGTAGACCTGCATCATGTACAGCGATGGCACCAGCACCAGCAGATTGATCACGCCGCTGAACAGGGCCAGGGACCAGAATACCCGGCGATAACTCAACAAAGCGGCGTCGATGTCATGCCGAGGATCAAGAAAAAAACCCATAGAGAATCAATCCGCAAAAGGAATAAACGGTCCCGGCGCAATCCATTGCGAGCTCTTTGCCTTAAGGCGTCAGAAAAAAAGCGCCATGTAGCTGACATTGTCGCCATCGGTGGCGAACGTCGGCGCTACGGGCGCCAAGTACTGACAGCGTAAGCAAGGGTAAGTTGCCGGAGGGAGCGAGGGATTTTGGAGGAGTTGAAGACAGGGATCTCGGGATCGGTTCTCTTGTGGGAGCGAGCTTGCTCGCGATTGCTTAGGCCAGACAAATCAATGTTGGCTGACCTCCAGCAATCGCGAGCAAGCTCGCTCCCACAGGTTTATTGATTGCTAACCGAGGGAAACCGCCTCTTCAGGCTGCGGCGCTTGCCGCGAAGTCACCAGGCCGACAAAGGAAATGACCAAGGCCAGGCCAAGGGTGGTGCTCACTTCGCTGCGGTGCTCAGGAGTACCCATCATCACCGCCAGGGCCGCGCAGATAAACACGATCACCGCCCAGGTGAGCCAGGGAAACAGCCACATGCGAAAGCCCAGCTCGACGCCTTGGCGAAGCAGCTTGCGACGCATGCGCAACTGGGACACGGCGATCGCCAGGTACACCAGCAAGGCGATGGCGCCGGAGCTGGCGAGCAGGAACTGGAACAACCCGGCCGGCATGAAGTAGCTGAACAAGGTGATACCCAAGCCCAGTACCGTACTGGCTATTACCGCCACCCGGGGTACGCCAGCGGACGAAGTCACTTCCACCGCCCTCGGCGCATCCCCACGCCGGCCGAGGGAATAGAGCATGCGTGAAGCAATGTAGATCGAGGAGTTCATGCAACTGGCCACGGCAATCAATACCACCACGTCCACCATGAACTTGGCGTGGGGAATGTTCATCAACTCCAGTGCTCGCTGGTAGGAGCCCACCGAGGCCAGGAGCGGATCGTTCCAGGGCACCACGGAAATCACCACGAAGATCGACAGCAGGTAAAACACGCCGATGCGCCAGATCACCGAGCGCGTGGCCTTGGCGATGTTCTGTGCCGGGTTGCTGGATTCGGCGGCGGCAATCGTCACCGCCTCCGTACCAATGAAACTGAACATGATGGTGATGAACGCGCCGACCACGGCGGACAAGCCATTGGGCGCGAACCCGCCATGCTCTTCCATCAACTGACTCAAGCCGCTGGCTTCGCGCTCGGGAATCCAGCCCATCAGCACGGCGAATCCCAGGGAGATGAAGCCGATGATCGCGATCACCTTGGCCATGGCGAACCAGAATTCGAACTCGCCGTATTTGGACACGCTGAACAGATTGGTCACGGCCAGGGCGATGATCGAGACCGAGGCAAACAGCCAGGCATCAACGGAGGGAAACCACTGGTTGAGTACATGACCGGCGGCGAGCGCCTCGATGGGAATCACCAGCACCCAGAACCACCAGTACAACCAACCGATGGTGAAGCCTGCCCAGCGCCCGATCGCCTGGTCGGCGTAGGTGGAGAACGAGCCGGTGTCTGGCCGGGCTACCGCCATCTCGCCAAGCATGCGCATGACGAGCACCACCAGCAGACCGGAAAAAAGATAAGCCAACATGACGGCCGGACCGGCAGCCGCGATCGCATGGCCCGAGCCGACAAACAGGCCGGCGCCGATGATCCCGGCGATTGAAAGCATGGTGACGTGACGAGGCTTGAAGCCCTGCGCCAAGTGGCCGTTCGAATCCTTGAAGCTCGGGCTGGTCATGGTTTTTTATTCTCTTATCGACATTGAGGCGTGTCGAGGGAACGTCGGTGCTGCTGGTTTCGCTCCTCCTCAAAGCGGCACACCCTGGATGTCTGATCCGTCCCTCGCGAATTGGGCTCTGCAGTAACGTTGAGCCACGTTACCCGCCTACACTCCCGAGTTAGTTACCTGTGAGCGCCGCCTTTTTGCCTGATCTCGCCAAACCCGCTGCTGCGTAGAAGCTCTGCGGCTGACGACGAAGGCGGCTCATCGCCTTAAGCATATAACTCTATGTTATTTGTTTTATTTTTTTTAGATCATTTAGATTAAGCCTTAAGCCCAATGGCTTCGCACGGTGATACCACCAAGGAGCGTTGGTCCTCACCCAATCATCAGCGCACTCTCATAAACGGGCCACCGTCATGCAGCTTCTTACGCTTCCTCCCTCCCCCGGCCTGGCTACCTCGATCCGCGCCACGGCCCAAGTGTTCGCCGATCCCAGCTCCCAAGCACTGCTGACGCACTTGCAGCAAGTCGCGCCCAGTGACGCCAGCGTGTTGATCATTGGCCAGACCGGCACCGGCAAGGAGCTGGTCGCCCGCCACGTCCACAACCTCAGTGCTCGACGCGACAAGCCGTTCGTGGCGGTGAACTGCGGGGCGTTTTCCGAGACGCTGGTGGAGGCCGAATTATTCGGCCATGAAAAAGGCGCGTTCACCGGCGCCTTGACCGCCAAGGCCGGGTGGTTCGAAGAAGCTGACGGCGGCACGCTGTTCCTCGATGAAATCGGTGACCTGCCATTGCCGATCCAGGTCAAGCTGCTGCGCGTTCTACAGGAGCGCGAAGTGGTCCGCCTCGGCTCGCGCAAGCCGATCAGGATCAATGTGCGGGTATTGGCGGCCACCAATGTGCAGCTGGAAAAAGCCATCAACGCCGGGCACTTTCGCGAAGACCTGTATTACCGGCTGAATGTGGTCAGCCTGGTGCTCAAGCCCTTGCGTGAGCGTCCCGGCGACATCCTGCCGCTGATTCGCCATTTCATCGCCGAGTACAGCCGCAGGCTCGGTCATGGCGAGGTGACGCTGGACGCCCAGGCCCAGCGCAAACTGCTCGACTACTCGTGGCCGGGGAATATTCGCGAGCTGGAAAACGTCATCCATCACACCTTGCTGATCTGCCGCAACAAGGTGATCGGCGTGCAGGATCTGCACCTGTCGAACTTTCGCATCGAGCGCCAGGACGCGCCCCAGGACAACACGCCGCAAACCACCGAGGCACTGCTGGAAAAAGCCTTCGAGCAACTGCTTGAGCAAGCGCATGGCGATGTCTATGAAAAAGTCGAAGCTGCCCTGCTGCGCACCGCCTACCGCTACGCCAGTTGCAACCAGGTGCACACCGCAAGCCTGCTGGGCCTGAGCCGCAACGTCACCCGCAGCCTGCTGATCCGGATCGGCGAGCTGGTGGTCAACAAACGGCGCCCGGCGCTGAGTACGCGGGATGGTCGGGTGGTCAATCTTTCAACCTGAACTCTCCTACCACCCGTGGTGAGGGAGCTTGCTCCCGCTGGGCTGCGAAGCAGCCCCGAACCTGTCGCTGCGGTGTATCAGGAACTCCCGACCCAGCTGCATTTGGGGCCGCTGCGCGCCCCAGCGGGAGCAAGCTCCCTCGCCACGGGGTTCGCTGTGTGTTCGAGCGTCGATTACCCTGCCCGTGCGCCCAGGTAGAAATCCTCAAGGTCGCCGCGCGCCGCCAGTTGCTCGGCGCTGCCCTCGCTGACCACACGCCCGCTTTCCAGCACATAACCGTAATGGGCGTAACGCAGGGCGAGGTTGATGTTCTGCTCGGCTATCAGAAAACTGCTGCCCTCGAGCTGGTTGAGCTGGTGGATGATCTCGAAGATTTCCTCGACGATCTGCGGCGCCAGGCCCATCGATGGTTCGTCCAGCAGCACCAATCGCGGCCGGGCCATGAGCGCGCGCCCGATCGCGATCATCTGTTGTTCGCCACCCGAGGTGTAGCCGGCCAGCGTCTTGCGGCGCAACTTCAAGCGAGGGAAGTGGCCGTACACCGACTCCAGGTCAGCCAGCAGCTGGCGGCGCGGAACCTGACGGGCCAGGGCACCGGTCAGCAGGTTTTCCTCCACGCTCAACTGAGCGAAACAATGCCGGCCCTCCAGCACCTGCACCAAGCCATCGCGCGCCAGCAAATGTGGCGCGCTGCGCGTCACGTCCTGCCCTTGGTAGACAATGCGTCCCCGGACCACTTCGCCTCGCTCGGCGCGCACCAGGTTCGACGCGGCCTTCAGCGTGGTGCTCTTGCCCGCGCCGTTGGCCCCCAGCAGCACCACAATCTGTCCTTTCGCCACGCTCAGCGACACGTCGCGAACCGCCAGGATGGTGTGGTCATACAGCACCTCGATGCCGTCAATCTGCAGGATGGGCACATCTGTCGTCATGCTGTCTCGCCTTCTCGCAAAAGCGACCGGACGCGGGCGCCAGGTCGCGGCCATGGTTCAAGATTCCTTGCTGCAATCGCGCGGCGTGATGCCTTTTTCCTTGGCGTATTGCTGCGAAGACGCTTCGATGATCGGCCGCAGCAACGCGCGGTCGGCCTGCACCCAGTCACTGATCAGCTTCCACTGCGTGCCGTCCCACTGCTGAAAGCGCACCGCGCCGCCGCCTTCGTGGTCCGAGCAGGACAATTGCAACGGCTGCACCAACCCCAGCGCCCCCAGCTCCTTGAGACGTGCATCATCAAGCTTGAGATTCTCGAAGCCCCAGCGCACCTGCTCGCCGGTCAACGGTTGCTGGCCGAACTTCTGCTGGGCAATGCGCAGCGCCTCGACGTTGAGGATGCCGTTGACCACGCCGAGGTTGTAATACACCGTGCCGAAACGCTTGGGGTCCGCCAAGTCGCCATGGCCGGCGTCGACCACGTCCTTCTTGATGCCTTGCAGCACCGGGAAACCGGTGCCCGACGGGTGCGTGGTGATCGCGATGAAACCCTTGGCCGCCGCACCGGCCGGCGCGGCGTCATCCTCGGAATTGCTCCAGATGTTGCCGATGATGTGATCGGCCGGGAACCCGACTTTCTGCGCGGTTTTCAGCGCCACCGGGTTCATCACGCCCCAGCCGCGCAGGATCACCCAATCGGGCTTTTCCCGACGGATATTCAACCACTGCGACTGTTGCTCGTTGCCCGGATGCGGCACTTCGAGCAAGGTCAGCGCAAAACCGTATTTATCCGCCAGGGTCTGCAACACCTCGTTGGTTTCCTTGCCGTACGGCGAGCCGTGATACAGGGTGACGATCTTCAGGCCCTTGAGCTTGTCCAGGCCACCGGCGCGCTGGCCGATGTAGTTGATGATCGCCGACACCTCGGAGTACGGGTTCAATTGCAGCGGGAAGACATAGGGAAAGACGCTGCCATCGGTGGAGTCGGTGCGGCCGTGGTTGATCGTGATAAGCGGCAGCTTGTCGGCCGTGGAGCGTTCCAGCGTGGCGTAGGCGATGCCCACTGACAGCGGGTTGGTCGCAGCTGCCGGCGCGCCATTCAAACCTTTCTTCAGGCGCTCGTAGCACTCGACGCCCTTCTCTACCACGTACTCGGTTTCGCATTCGCTCCAGGTCAGCTTCACGCCGTTCACGCCGCCGTTGGCGTTGACGTACTTGAGGTAGTCGATGAAGCCGCCAAAAAACCCCGTACCGCCGGCCGCATAGGGACCGACGCGATAGCTTTGCAGCGGGAAATATTGCTCGTTGTCCGCCTGCACGGTGAACGCGGCGGCGGTGAGGCTCAGGGCCAGTGCGAGGGTGCTGGCGAATGATCGTTTGAACATCGGATTTTCCTTGTTATGGAGCCATAAAGAAGTCAACGGTGGCGCTGTTCAGTAGCGCAGCGGCCACAGCCGCGCACGCTGGCGAAGGCGTTGCCAGAGGCGCGCAAGGCCCTCCGGTTCCTTGATCAGGAACAGGATGATCAGCGCGCCGAAAAACATCTTTTGCAGGTTTTCCACCTGGCCAGCATCGATCAGCCCGCCGGGCAGCAGCGACACCAGGTTGGAAAGCAGCACCGGAAACAGCACGATGAAGGCCGCCCCGAGGAAGTTGCCCAGCAGGCTGCCAAGCCCGCCGATAATGATGATGAACAGGATCTGGAATGAGCGATTGAGATCGAAGCCATGGGGTTCGACGGTGCCCAGATAGGCGAAGGCCCAGAGCGCGCCGGCCACGCCGAGGTAAAAGCCGCTGATGGCAAAGGCCAGCAACTTGGTT includes:
- a CDS encoding type I secretion system permease/ATPase; the encoded protein is MGFFLDPRHDIDAALLSYRRVFWSLALFSGVINLLVLVPSLYMMQVYDRVLTSRNETTLFMLTLIALGLFMFSALIEWVRGEVMIRMSAGLDDALGERIFDAAFARSLREHNANPAQVLSDLATLRQLITGQGLIALLDAPWLPIFLLVAFIIHPWFGVLTLVLAALLVGLALWGELATRTRLGVANRLGVQSSIYVNSTLQNAEVIQALGMLGPLRQRWSLLQQRIIAAQAHASDRGARITSATRFVRISGQSLALGLGALLVLEGQLSAGMMIAMSLLLGRALAPVEIAIGSWKQFNAGRQSYQRLSQLLAQHPRDRLRMPLPPPTGAVRLEQLYVGPPGASQPLLRGINFSLDKGQVLAVVGPSASGKSTLARALVGVWPAMGGSVRLDDAEISQWSHDALGPYLGYLPQDIELFDGSVADNIARFGEQDADKIIAASRHAGIHEMILRFPKGYDTPLGPGGLGLSGGQKQRLGLARALYGSPSLIVLDEPNSNLDEAGELALVQAIGVLKAAGSTVVLITHRPNVLAVVDHILVLKDGTQQAFGPRDRVLKALMPGPRPTAVREAGKDA
- a CDS encoding ABC transporter ATP-binding protein, with the protein product MTTDVPILQIDGIEVLYDHTILAVRDVSLSVAKGQIVVLLGANGAGKSTTLKAASNLVRAERGEVVRGRIVYQGQDVTRSAPHLLARDGLVQVLEGRHCFAQLSVEENLLTGALARQVPRRQLLADLESVYGHFPRLKLRRKTLAGYTSGGEQQMIAIGRALMARPRLVLLDEPSMGLAPQIVEEIFEIIHQLNQLEGSSFLIAEQNINLALRYAHYGYVLESGRVVSEGSAEQLAARGDLEDFYLGARAG
- a CDS encoding amino acid permease encodes the protein MTSPSFKDSNGHLAQGFKPRHVTMLSIAGIIGAGLFVGSGHAIAAAGPAVMLAYLFSGLLVVLVMRMLGEMAVARPDTGSFSTYADQAIGRWAGFTIGWLYWWFWVLVIPIEALAAGHVLNQWFPSVDAWLFASVSIIALAVTNLFSVSKYGEFEFWFAMAKVIAIIGFISLGFAVLMGWIPEREASGLSQLMEEHGGFAPNGLSAVVGAFITIMFSFIGTEAVTIAAAESSNPAQNIAKATRSVIWRIGVFYLLSIFVVISVVPWNDPLLASVGSYQRALELMNIPHAKFMVDVVVLIAVASCMNSSIYIASRMLYSLGRRGDAPRAVEVTSSAGVPRVAVIASTVLGLGITLFSYFMPAGLFQFLLASSGAIALLVYLAIAVSQLRMRRKLLRQGVELGFRMWLFPWLTWAVIVFICAALAVMMGTPEHRSEVSTTLGLALVISFVGLVTSRQAPQPEEAVSLG
- a CDS encoding ABC transporter substrate-binding protein, producing the protein MFKRSFASTLALALSLTAAAFTVQADNEQYFPLQSYRVGPYAAGGTGFFGGFIDYLKYVNANGGVNGVKLTWSECETEYVVEKGVECYERLKKGLNGAPAAATNPLSVGIAYATLERSTADKLPLITINHGRTDSTDGSVFPYVFPLQLNPYSEVSAIINYIGQRAGGLDKLKGLKIVTLYHGSPYGKETNEVLQTLADKYGFALTLLEVPHPGNEQQSQWLNIRREKPDWVILRGWGVMNPVALKTAQKVGFPADHIIGNIWSNSEDDAAPAGAAAKGFIAITTHPSGTGFPVLQGIKKDVVDAGHGDLADPKRFGTVYYNLGVVNGILNVEALRIAQQKFGQQPLTGEQVRWGFENLKLDDARLKELGALGLVQPLQLSCSDHEGGGAVRFQQWDGTQWKLISDWVQADRALLRPIIEASSQQYAKEKGITPRDCSKES
- a CDS encoding sigma-54-dependent Fis family transcriptional regulator; this translates as MQLLTLPPSPGLATSIRATAQVFADPSSQALLTHLQQVAPSDASVLIIGQTGTGKELVARHVHNLSARRDKPFVAVNCGAFSETLVEAELFGHEKGAFTGALTAKAGWFEEADGGTLFLDEIGDLPLPIQVKLLRVLQEREVVRLGSRKPIRINVRVLAATNVQLEKAINAGHFREDLYYRLNVVSLVLKPLRERPGDILPLIRHFIAEYSRRLGHGEVTLDAQAQRKLLDYSWPGNIRELENVIHHTLLICRNKVIGVQDLHLSNFRIERQDAPQDNTPQTTEALLEKAFEQLLEQAHGDVYEKVEAALLRTAYRYASCNQVHTASLLGLSRNVTRSLLIRIGELVVNKRRPALSTRDGRVVNLST